The Tardiphaga alba genome includes a window with the following:
- a CDS encoding GGDEF domain-containing protein → MSAIASSSYDPVNGDFEAVEGETASAMLKRRLARRRQVMLLAAASHVINIALLLLFAAAGSTSFAIVGMFTTCAAVKLAVFIAISESGLSDRWKDHFFAAPYTAVTCAMMLGFIYLAPEVGIVFLSAFFLIANVIAFRASPLQGLVACILMTGSVAALYLVADLPLAVPATTLLERVGTLLTFAVTIGRGMFINIFASRMRDNLYRRGVELEGAYKRIEELAELDDLTGALNRRSIMQLLEGDIARTQGGASPCTVALIDLDWFKRINDRFGHLTGDEVLRTFAITIFANIRSIDKFGRFGGEEFLLILPDTPHDQAVRMLERLRSIIETLDWSAFSGGLTVTISAGVATHRPDEAAESMLARADSALYAAKESGRNRIAAA, encoded by the coding sequence ATGTCGGCCATCGCGAGCTCATCCTACGATCCGGTCAACGGCGATTTCGAAGCCGTCGAAGGCGAGACGGCGTCCGCGATGCTGAAGCGACGCCTGGCGCGCCGCCGTCAGGTGATGCTGCTGGCCGCAGCCAGTCACGTCATCAACATCGCTCTGCTGCTGTTGTTCGCAGCCGCGGGAAGCACGTCATTTGCCATCGTGGGCATGTTTACCACTTGCGCTGCCGTCAAGCTCGCAGTCTTCATCGCCATCTCCGAGAGCGGCCTGAGCGACCGCTGGAAGGACCACTTCTTCGCCGCCCCTTATACGGCGGTGACCTGCGCCATGATGCTGGGCTTCATCTATCTGGCGCCCGAAGTCGGTATTGTCTTTCTCAGTGCGTTCTTTCTCATCGCCAATGTGATCGCCTTCCGCGCGTCTCCGCTCCAGGGCCTTGTGGCCTGCATCCTGATGACGGGCAGCGTCGCCGCACTCTACCTGGTCGCAGATCTGCCGCTCGCCGTGCCAGCAACGACACTGCTCGAGCGCGTGGGAACGCTGCTGACCTTCGCCGTCACCATCGGTCGCGGCATGTTCATCAATATCTTTGCGAGCCGGATGCGCGACAATCTGTATCGCAGGGGCGTCGAACTCGAAGGCGCTTACAAGCGGATCGAAGAACTTGCCGAACTCGACGATCTCACCGGCGCCCTCAATCGACGCAGCATCATGCAACTGCTCGAAGGCGACATCGCGCGCACGCAAGGCGGTGCGTCGCCCTGCACCGTCGCACTCATCGACCTCGACTGGTTCAAGCGTATCAATGACAGGTTCGGACACCTGACCGGCGACGAGGTGCTCCGGACATTCGCCATCACCATTTTCGCGAACATCCGCAGCATCGATAAATTCGGCCGCTTTGGCGGTGAGGAATTTTTGCTGATCCTGCCGGACACCCCTCACGATCAAGCCGTTCGCATGCTGGAACGTCTGCGTTCAATCATCGAGACGCTCGACTGGAGCGCGTTCTCGGGCGGCCTGACTGTCACCATCTCGGCAGGAGTTGCGACACACCGCCCCGACGAAGCCGCCGAATCTATGCTTGCACGTGCGGACAGC